The following coding sequences are from one Candidatus Aminicenantes bacterium window:
- a CDS encoding HAD family hydrolase, whose amino-acid sequence MKRRAAIFDLDGTLLDTIEDLTDSMNAALAAYGFPEKTVGECRLLVGDGLATFIHRALPESRRDDPTFTAKLTAAMRAEYSRRCMIKTKPYPGIVAMLEALRARGISLSILSNKPQPATVDVVNRYFPGFPFRFVFGARENVAIKPDPAAALEIAAALSLPPAEILYLGDTNTDMQTAVAAGMFAVGALWGFRTENELLANGAHALVTRPEDVLSYF is encoded by the coding sequence ATGAAACGGCGCGCAGCGATCTTCGACCTCGACGGCACCCTCCTCGACACGATCGAGGACCTGACCGATTCCATGAACGCGGCCTTGGCCGCTTACGGGTTCCCGGAGAAGACCGTCGGCGAGTGCAGGCTCCTAGTCGGCGATGGGCTGGCGACCTTCATTCATCGAGCCCTGCCCGAGAGCCGGCGCGATGATCCGACGTTCACGGCGAAGCTGACCGCGGCCATGCGGGCCGAATACAGCCGGCGGTGCATGATCAAGACCAAGCCCTACCCCGGGATCGTCGCGATGCTGGAGGCGCTGCGCGCGCGCGGCATCTCCCTTTCGATCCTTTCCAACAAGCCCCAACCGGCGACCGTGGACGTCGTCAACCGATATTTTCCGGGGTTCCCCTTCCGTTTCGTCTTCGGGGCGCGCGAAAACGTGGCGATCAAGCCCGATCCTGCCGCCGCGCTCGAGATCGCGGCCGCCCTCAGCCTGCCGCCGGCCGAGATTCTCTACCTGGGGGACACGAACACGGACATGCAGACAGCCGTCGCGGCCGGTATGTTCGCGGTCGGGGCCCTATGGGGCTTCCGGACGGAGAACGAGCTATTGGCCAATGGCGCCCATGCCCTCGTGACCCGCCCGGAGGATGTTTTGAGTTACTTTTAA